Proteins found in one Amycolatopsis camponoti genomic segment:
- a CDS encoding alpha/beta hydrolase, with the protein MRSFALVGALVAGLGVTGTAGTAAAAEDAVVKPAVVGATAAVTWGTCSSDTLAGVPADQVKFYSCARYRVPIDHDNAALGTIDIALLKRAARTPDARVGSLFLNPGGPGGSGLRMPISGQYYFQPQVLDRFDLVGFDPRGVGQSNPLRCFTTQEDADEVFGAQIPVPLSRAEISGTLASYRDYGKFCKNNAGSLLNHMSTKDVVRDLDTLRAAVGDKKLTFVGFSYGTLIGSTYTSMFPKQSRAIVIDGNVDPALRTSDGVQYDRERAQGFEISLDGFLKRCDQVGPKCAFSDGTPRAKFDELREYLRKQPITIPGGGTVDINAFTGGVSSVLYSPSAFPGLAEDLQALYTAIHPAGAQAQTLAAKQLKVLTGGKQGLADQNPDSPYTSDDSYFAVNCSDKPFKIKQEQVPDIAAKWERESRTFGRYQAFADTAGCPVWPAKKPDVYRGPWRAKTDVPVVVVSNYYDPATQYKFGQRMAAELGNSRLLSVDAFGHCILGDALGVDKAVADYLTDLKVPANGQVFQPNVQPFETA; encoded by the coding sequence GTGCGGTCGTTCGCACTGGTGGGGGCGCTCGTGGCCGGACTCGGCGTCACCGGGACGGCCGGCACCGCGGCGGCGGCCGAAGACGCGGTGGTCAAGCCCGCGGTCGTCGGCGCGACCGCCGCCGTCACCTGGGGCACCTGCTCGAGCGACACGCTGGCCGGCGTGCCCGCCGACCAGGTGAAGTTCTACAGCTGCGCGCGCTACCGCGTGCCGATCGACCACGACAACGCCGCGCTGGGCACCATCGACATCGCGCTGCTCAAGCGCGCCGCCCGCACGCCGGACGCCCGCGTCGGCTCGCTGTTCCTCAACCCCGGCGGCCCCGGCGGCTCGGGCCTGCGGATGCCGATCAGCGGCCAGTACTACTTCCAGCCGCAGGTGCTCGACCGGTTCGACCTCGTCGGGTTCGACCCGCGCGGCGTCGGCCAGAGCAACCCGCTGCGCTGCTTCACCACCCAGGAGGACGCCGACGAGGTCTTCGGCGCCCAGATCCCGGTGCCGCTGAGCCGGGCCGAGATCTCCGGCACCCTGGCCAGCTACCGCGACTACGGCAAGTTCTGCAAGAACAACGCCGGTTCGCTGCTGAACCACATGTCCACGAAGGACGTCGTGCGCGACCTCGACACGCTGCGCGCGGCGGTCGGCGACAAGAAGCTCACCTTCGTCGGCTTCTCCTACGGGACGCTGATCGGCTCGACCTACACGTCGATGTTCCCGAAGCAGTCGCGGGCGATCGTCATCGACGGCAACGTCGACCCGGCGCTGCGCACCAGCGACGGCGTGCAGTACGACCGGGAACGCGCGCAGGGCTTCGAGATCTCGCTCGACGGGTTCCTCAAGCGCTGTGACCAGGTCGGCCCGAAGTGCGCGTTCAGCGACGGCACCCCGCGGGCGAAGTTCGACGAACTGCGCGAGTACCTCCGCAAGCAGCCGATCACCATCCCCGGCGGCGGCACGGTGGACATCAACGCGTTCACCGGCGGCGTCTCGAGCGTCCTGTACTCGCCGTCGGCGTTCCCCGGCCTGGCCGAGGACCTGCAGGCGCTCTACACCGCGATCCACCCGGCGGGCGCGCAGGCGCAGACGTTGGCCGCGAAGCAGCTGAAGGTGCTCACCGGTGGCAAGCAGGGCCTGGCCGACCAGAACCCGGACAGCCCCTACACCAGTGACGACTCGTACTTCGCCGTCAACTGCTCGGACAAGCCGTTCAAGATCAAGCAGGAGCAGGTGCCGGACATCGCCGCGAAGTGGGAGCGCGAGTCGCGCACCTTCGGCCGCTACCAGGCGTTCGCCGACACGGCGGGCTGCCCGGTGTGGCCGGCGAAGAAGCCGGACGTCTACCGCGGTCCGTGGCGGGCCAAGACCGACGTCCCGGTGGTCGTGGTGAGCAACTACTACGACCCGGCGACGCAGTACAAGTTCGGCCAGCGCATGGCGGCCGAGCTCGGCAACTCCCGGCTGCTGTCGGTCGACGCGTTCGGCCACTGCATCCTCGGTGACGCGCTGGGCGTCGACAAGGCCGTGGCGGACTACCTGACCGACCTCAAGGTGCCGGCGAACGGGCAGGTGTTCCAGCCGAACGTCCAGCCGTTCGAAACCGCTTAG
- a CDS encoding TetR/AcrR family transcriptional regulator, whose protein sequence is MNKKIDRGQATREHLVAVATGLFTEHGYDGTSIEAVLRAAEVSRGALYHHFPGKDALFAAVLDTVYERVGAEGAKAVEGMTDPVTALRAACLAWIRSTRDPVVRQVMLIDAPAVLGWQRWREIDEERTLGKIKAALRRDGRIPAARVDLFAHVLLAGMNEIAMLVARADDHASAAAEAEAAAGDLLDRLLGT, encoded by the coding sequence ATGAACAAGAAGATCGACCGCGGCCAGGCGACCCGCGAGCACCTCGTCGCGGTCGCCACCGGCCTGTTCACCGAACACGGCTACGACGGGACCTCGATCGAGGCCGTCCTGCGGGCCGCCGAGGTGAGCCGGGGCGCGCTCTACCACCACTTCCCCGGCAAGGACGCGTTGTTCGCCGCGGTCCTGGACACCGTCTACGAACGGGTCGGCGCGGAGGGCGCGAAAGCCGTCGAGGGCATGACCGACCCGGTGACGGCCTTGCGCGCCGCGTGTCTCGCCTGGATCCGGAGCACCCGCGATCCCGTGGTGCGCCAGGTGATGCTCATCGACGCCCCGGCCGTGCTGGGCTGGCAGCGGTGGCGGGAGATCGACGAGGAACGCACGCTCGGCAAGATCAAGGCGGCATTGCGGCGCGACGGCCGGATCCCGGCGGCGCGCGTGGACCTCTTCGCACACGTCCTGCTCGCCGGGATGAACGAGATCGCGATGCTGGTCGCCCGCGCCGACGACCACGCGAGCGCCGCCGCCGAAGCGGAAGCGGCCGCCGGGGACTTGCTGGATCGCTTGCTGGGGACGTGA
- a CDS encoding alpha/beta fold hydrolase has translation MDLRTWEDQRGRVSTASGEVSYTDVGEGPVALFVHGVGTNNLLWRKVITELAGERRCIAPDLPGHGASPVTPEQDLSLNGLARLLGDFCESLELGGLDVVANDTGGAVAQVFAVQNAGRLRTLTLTNCDTQGNLPPEAFRPVVELAERGKLAPLLVQLTADPARARTGALGGGYEHPGQLSDEVLAAFVRPVGGTLEAARQFERLLTSVRGEELDAIEPLLKEFRVPTLLVWGTGDPNFGIEWANRFRDAVPGVTEVVEVPGAKLFFPDERPEDLVPHLRRHWA, from the coding sequence ATGGACTTGCGAACCTGGGAGGACCAGCGCGGGCGCGTGTCGACGGCGTCCGGCGAGGTGAGCTACACCGACGTGGGCGAGGGGCCGGTCGCGCTCTTCGTGCACGGCGTGGGAACGAACAACCTGTTGTGGCGCAAGGTGATCACCGAGCTCGCGGGGGAGCGGCGGTGCATCGCGCCCGATCTGCCGGGCCACGGCGCCTCGCCGGTGACCCCCGAGCAGGACCTGAGCCTGAACGGGCTGGCGCGGCTGCTCGGTGACTTCTGCGAGTCGCTGGAGCTGGGCGGACTCGACGTCGTCGCCAACGACACCGGCGGCGCGGTCGCGCAGGTCTTCGCCGTGCAGAACGCCGGCCGGCTCCGCACGCTCACCCTGACCAACTGCGACACGCAGGGCAACCTGCCGCCCGAGGCGTTCCGCCCGGTCGTCGAGCTGGCCGAACGAGGGAAGCTGGCGCCGCTGCTGGTCCAGCTCACCGCGGACCCCGCGCGGGCGCGGACCGGGGCACTCGGCGGGGGCTACGAACACCCCGGACAGCTGTCCGACGAGGTCCTGGCCGCCTTCGTGCGGCCGGTCGGCGGCACGCTCGAGGCGGCCCGGCAGTTCGAGCGGCTGCTGACGTCGGTCCGCGGCGAGGAGCTGGACGCGATCGAGCCGCTGCTCAAGGAGTTCCGGGTGCCGACGCTGCTCGTGTGGGGCACCGGTGACCCGAACTTCGGGATCGAGTGGGCGAACCGCTTCCGCGACGCCGTCCCCGGGGTGACCGAGGTCGTCGAGGTACCCGGCGCGAAGCTGTTCTTCCCCGACGAGCGTCCGGAAGACCTCGTCCCGCACCTGCGTCGCCACTGGGCGTAG
- a CDS encoding MgtC/SapB family protein gives MTTFEMLLRVGTGVGLGAVIGVERQFRARMAGLRTNALVAVGATLFVLLSAHGFGGLASSGDADPTRVAAQIVSGIGFLGAGVIMRDGLNVRGLNTAATLWCSAAVGSLAGAGLYGVAAAGTAVVVGVNVVLRPLGRVVDRRPESGDETSARYAFQAVTRDATEAHVRALLVQSLNRTDFRLLSVLSTDRDDRTVEVRAELVGDQRDDAQVEAAVSRLSLEPSVSSVRWEAVPA, from the coding sequence ATGACCACCTTCGAAATGCTGCTGCGCGTCGGCACCGGCGTCGGCCTGGGCGCCGTCATCGGGGTCGAGCGCCAGTTCCGCGCCCGGATGGCCGGGTTGCGTACCAACGCACTGGTCGCGGTCGGCGCGACGCTGTTCGTGCTGCTGTCCGCCCACGGGTTCGGCGGGCTGGCTTCGAGCGGCGACGCCGACCCGACCCGGGTGGCCGCGCAGATCGTCTCGGGCATCGGGTTTCTCGGTGCCGGTGTCATCATGCGCGACGGCCTCAACGTCCGCGGTCTCAACACGGCGGCGACGCTGTGGTGCTCGGCCGCGGTGGGCTCGCTCGCCGGGGCCGGGCTGTACGGGGTCGCGGCGGCCGGAACCGCCGTCGTGGTCGGGGTGAACGTGGTGCTCCGGCCGCTGGGCCGGGTCGTCGACCGGCGCCCGGAATCGGGTGACGAGACGTCGGCGAGGTACGCGTTCCAGGCGGTGACGCGCGACGCGACCGAGGCGCACGTGCGGGCGCTGCTCGTGCAGTCGTTGAACCGCACGGACTTCCGGCTGCTGTCGGTGCTGAGCACCGACCGGGACGATCGCACGGTCGAGGTTCGCGCCGAGCTGGTCGGCGACCAGCGCGACGACGCCCAGGTGGAGGCGGCGGTGTCCCGGCTTTCGCTGGAGCCGTCGGTTTCCAGCGTGCGCTGGGAAGCCGTGCCGGCTTGA